GTCATCTTTTCCGTGAATGCTTCCCCTAAGTCCATGTGGCAAAATAAATGTAAGCTCTAAAGCTCCCTGACACTGTGTGCACAGGAGTGTCTGGATCTGCTGCCTTTGCTACACCATGACTTTAGGCAATAGGGCAGGGAACTGCTCAGTTAGAGACCTGCATATGTCAAGTATCAGAGGAATAATTGAATTTCCACAATCCCTTTccattttaaaggcagaaagTGTTATTACAATGAGCAAAGCCACTTGCTCAGGTTTAATGTCTGTTTTGTCTGTAGCTTTACCCTCGCTGCCATTGGGATTACATCAATGATTGTGGGGACAACACTGGTGGGACAGCTGCCAAACAGCAGGTGGGTACTGTGTGTGAGGGATGGCCCTGCCAAACTGCATCCCTGCAAACAGTTGAAGATTATTTTACCTGTGACAGACTACTGACACGAATTTGTGGGCCTTATTGTAGTGCATTTTGAATTTGGGCCGAGGTTGGGTTCTTGTCAGTCCTGGCACTGAGGTTGATGATTTCTGACggttcctcctgctgccatgaGATATTCATATGGGGCATTGTAAGGCAGGTAGTAGTGTTGGGATGAAAAACACTCACCGAAGAGAGGTTACCTTGCCTAGCTAAATGGTGCTAAGGGTATGATGTATcttggctgagctgctgcagagagtgGTAGAGGTGGGaacatccctctgctccagaaTATCAGGAGAATTTCAGCCCTGAGTTGTGTTGAGTGGAGAATATCACATGTctgtctacatgtttttttttcagtctgaaaaacTACCTGAGCGAAGTGGTTCACCTCACGTGCTCCCGCATCCTCGTCAGAGCTCTGTCTGGTACTATCCACTACCATAATAAGTGAGTGAGCAAAAGGGTGTATATGCttatatgtgtgtgtgacaTCTCATTGGAAATGGGGATTGCTCTCTCCTGAGCTGCAGGTTGATGTCACACTAGAGGCTGACTCACCTGACAGCTTCATGGAACTGTTTGGTGTGTAATGTGGTGCTTAGTGCACTTTCagtctaacaaaaaaaaaatgtaattgcagggaaaacagacctcagaaaggaggaatttgtgttgccaaccacaCATCACCGATAGATGCGATCATTTTGACAAATGATGGATGCTATGCAATGGTAGGAGACCTAAGATAACCACAGCAGAGGGGCCAGGAGAGGGAAAGATCGTGGGGTATTGCTTGTGGGCTTCAGTACTTAACTTTGACAGCAGAGGTGTTTGCTTGAGCACTGGTCAGTGGGGAAAAGGGTAAATTGTGTTGAAACTGGTCTATATTATGTGCTGGAGAAGTTGTCCTTGGAGTGTCAATGCCAGGCTCTCCATCTGTTGAAGTACCTGAGATAGGCTCCAATGTGAGTGTTCAGATTCTCCCAAGTGAATGCATTTTATCAGTTCCATGGTCATTGCTTGCAGTCTCCCTGAGCgtttgggtttgttgggttttcttgGAGGGTGGAGAGGAGGAGGTTCTGCCCTCCAGGTGTCCCAGGTACTGACGTGCCTCGCCGGGCTCGCAGGTGGGCCAGGTTCACGGCGGGCTGATGGGCGTCATCCAGCGAGCCACGGTCAAGGCCTGTCCTCACGTGTGGTTCGAGCGCTCCGAGATCAAGGATCGCCATCTAGTGACAAAAAGGTGAGGTGTGTGCCGGGCTGCCTCCCTGCACAGGCATCGGGCTCTCCAAGAGACCTGGATCTGGGAACGAGGTGCACAGTGCATCTCTCAGAGTGACCTCAGTGTGCTTGCCTGTGTGGGCTTTGGTGCAGCACCCTGTGGGCAAAATGTCACATCCCCAGGTCACCAGGGAAGGCTTGAAACGTTTGTGCAGCGTGTCATGCTTCAGACCAAGGGTTCTGGGAAGGTTTGGATTGCAGACTCACAAAGCATCTCAGTTGGGAAGCCATCAGCGTAATAACCAATGTCTGATGAATTCAgatgtgtattttaaaagacacttaAACTCTACAGTTTTCTGTTGAAGAGAAATACTGATGATAAATTGGCTCTCTGTGACAAAAACTGTCTCAGTTTCACTGGAAATTGTGAGTCCCTAGAAATAAAAAGCTTATTTCTTTTCGCCTTTGAGAGGCGAAATGTCTTGTTATAAGAATATAAGCTGTGTACGAAAGTGGTTTTCTGCAGGATGTCACCAAAAGCATACCTGTGAATACTGCAGTATAGGGAtaaaaattcttcctaattTGTAGAGAACTTTTTAGGTTGATTTTGACAGGTTAACTTCTTCACTGGCTTATTTGCCTCTGCACAGTAGGACAGCTTTGCCAAGTTGTCCAAGTGTTATTCAAGTAGTGTGAGCTGTAGGCCTTTAgaattcagctttttaaaaaatatgctgTTAAGTAACAGAGGCCGCATGGACCACTGCAAtaataaggtttttttcttgaaggcTGAGTTGGTCACAGTTAGTTGGACTGGCTTAATGGCATATAATAGTTGACTTCTCTGACAGTCAGTAGTAAAATTATGTGGAGGAAAGGATGTTGCCCCAATGTAATGCTCCAGGGCTCTAAGGGCTGGCACAAAGCTTCAGTTtatgtagaaaagaaaaacaagtacAAATCAGTGTCTGGTAAAAGGCTTTGGTTTTATACATCTGTAATGCATAAAGGTATTTTCAATGCATCTGCCTGGGGAAAGAAGAGTGGAAAGGAGCTGTTTTTTAAgctttccttctgtttccaCAGACTCAGGGAACATGTGGCAGATAAAAGCAAGCTCCCAATCTTAATATTTCCAGAAGGTAAGAAGCTGAACTACCTATCTCCATTCAGTGTGGATGTCATCCCTGCTCTctgttcatggcttctgctGCTCAAATCTATCTTCACCTCTGGCTTCAACTTCGTTAGGGCATTCCTGGTTTTCATCTTTAATATAAGATGAATATACAGGGAGACAACACAATACTGTCCCTGATGTTTCTTCTCCTGGCAGAAGCTGCAGGCAGAAGAAGGGGAAGATTGTTTATTTTGCCCTGAGATTATTAATTTGCTGTCCTACAGATTTAACCTCAGCATTGTGCTGTTTGTCTTGCACATCTTCTGGCTTCATTCAGGGAATCAGTCACAAGACAAAGGCTAAAAAATAAGCAGGGGAGAAATGCTTAACTCAGTGAGCAGCAATTGCAGGCCCTCTGTGGGTAAGACCTGTATGTGGATGTTGTGTTGTTCTGAAATGGCTGTGTGAAGCAATGACTTTCTCTTCTGGACAGGCACCTGCATAAACAACACATCTGTGATGATGTTCAAGAAGGGGAGCTTTGAAATAGGAGGGACAATCTATCCTGTTGCAATCAAAGTGAGTGGGAATAGCTGGCTGCTGAATTTCAGAGTTGGGGATGGGTTTTTGTCAGAGCTGTCTCAGTACAGCTGCTATTGAAAGCACAGTAGCTCTGGCAAATGGGAGCATGCTGGGGATGGCTCCTGGAGAATGAGTGGCTGAAATAAAAGTGAAGTCCTTTGGCCTCTAGAGCCTGGCTGTAGGCCCTAATGGGGTCAGCTTCTTCCAGAAAGCTGGAAGAGAAATccagccagcccttcccagtGCTGAAGGGAAGcaccctgctcactgcagaCTCAATTCTTGTGGTGGTTCAGGCAAATGGATGACATCTGCTGCTGGTTCTGCCCTGTAACCCAGGTCTGAGAGGCTGTGATGGTCTGGGGAAAGGCTCAATCCATTGCTTTTTATGCTCCATTGCAGTATGATCCTCAGTTTGGAGATGCCTTctggaacagcagcaaataCAACATCGTGAGCTACCTGCTGCGAATAATGACCAGCTGGGCCATCGTTTGCAACGTGTGGTACTTGCCACCAATGGTTAGAAAGGTAATCCAGCATCTCACTGCTATTTAAAACCTTGGCTGTGTCTGCAAGTGCACCtttactcttttttccccaaaaatctCTACCCACCCCATGTCTCCAAATCAGTTTTATACTGGATTTTTGTCAGTGCTGACTGATGTATGATTGGACTTGGCTTTTCCTGGTGCAGCTTGGTACCATCAGCAGTGCATCAAATATGCAAAGGATAGGAGTAAATGCAGTGCTGTTCACAGTAGCAATAATGGTAATGTTCCATCTTGTTGAAGCAACATTTTCTCCTAATTTCACCACCCTaggggaaaaattatttattatcacGTGGGAATATCAGATTGTGATGTTAGCATGGTGAGGAATGGGTTGTGAGCTAATTTGATGAGGCAGCAGataaaaaaaagttatgaaaGTCTGCTTCAATTGACTTCTGTCTGCTTTGATTATGCTGAATTTATGACCCTTGAAGGAAGATGAAGATGCTGTTCAGTTTGCCAACAGAGTGAGGTCAGCCATTGCCCGCCAAGGAGGACTGACTGAACTCCCCTGGTGAGTGATGCCATCCTTGTTAGAATTCATGGATTATTTGTGGTTAATTTGACTGATAGGTGCTTCCCTCCTTAGCTTTGGGACAGATAACATTCAACATCACTTTATTCCACCCAGAGAAAACAATGCAGTAACTCCATGTGCACGTATAtgaaagtaaaagaaatataaagtCTTTGGAGCATGTAGCATGCAGTGAGTTTCATCTAAAGGTTTGATGCTTTTGAAGTAGTTCCATTCACAGTTCTCATGTTGAGATTAAGTAGCAAAAGTGAAGTTTCTTAGCAAATCTgataaaccacaaaaaattaaacaggTCTGGAGGCTTTCTGCTCTGACTTTCTCATCCTGCCTCAGTAAGTAGCAGGATAATGCCATGATTTCATATGACACAAACTTGAGAGCAAAATTCACATGAAGAGAATGGTCAAATAGATTCAACCATGAGACCCAGCTCTGAATAATATAAGGCAGGACACAACCATAGTGTTGCAGAAGATTGCCTCCCTCCACAGTTTGGGGAAGTAGCATCCCAGATTGCCAAAGATTTCTATTGTAGGTACAGCCTGTTATCAACATGAATAGACTGCTTTAATGGGCTGAATTCAAAATTTGAACTGCATAAACATTGTGGCTTAAggtaaaggttttaataaacgTGCTTAAAATTGGATAGTAGAGAAGTTCTGAACAAAAGCCTTTACTACTTCTACTactaattataataatttagaTTGCCTACCTTAATCAACTATAGAATTTGAATGTAATCCATAGTTTGATAACAATAGCCATAACAGCCCTGATGGTTTACTGTTCCCTCTTGGTCTGTTGCAGGGATGGAGGTCTGAAACGAGCAAAAGTCAAAGATACCTTCAAAGAAGAACAGCAGAAGAACTACAGCAAGATGCTAGTGAGAAATGGATCAGTAGGAAGCTTGTCTGCAGAAACTGAGTCAGACTGATTGGTGGTTCTTGAAAAGTAACTTTGCACAACCAGCCTTAGCAGGAataatgtggggttttttaattaaacaaaaaaactgacaaaaaatagagcaagaaaacaacaaaatccttTATTGTGTGTATGCATATTCTCTGTGTGGCTGGTGCAGAGCCTGCCAAGGGCAGTGTCTCTGTGTTCCTCCCTGTTCTTTCACTATCCTGCCCCTCTCCATCTTCAAGTGATGAtgcactgcagctcctttgGTATTCCCAAGCTGAATGCCTGCAGAGTTACAAGATGAAAAATCCACCCCAGTTTTTCTGAGTTTGTAAGGATGAAGGGAAGTGCACTGAACAGATGCTGTCAGGACACTGGTTGTGAAGATACCTCTTGTTCACGGTACTTTAAAGGTTTAAACATTgcaaaattttgtctttttttttcctgttgctcaCAGACTTTTTGTTGTAGATGACTTAAATAACATGCTTTAGAATATTGTCAGAACTGTAAGATTGACTCTGTTAGCTTGCACCTGGATGTGCAAGGAGGGAATGGAAGCAAGGGCTGCAGAGACCCTACAGgatgggagaggagctgccctgccaaAAGCACAGACCATGGACCATGAGGAATTTGGTTGCCTTATAACATGGTATTGCCTTTATTGAGGGAAGATAAGGGCCAAGTGCTCAATCTCCCTGTCCATTGCTGTTGTTGAAATTGCTTTCTTGAGCTCTGAAGGTGTAAAGGTAAGGTACAGTAAGGGTTGGATAAGGCAGGCTATGACAGATGAATTTTTGTGGATTGTTTAGAGTGCCCATCTGCAAAAATTATTGTTCATGGCTTGAAGTTCTCAAGAGAGCCACTCCAGAAACAAATTTTGTGTTTCCTGGGCTAGCAATAGCTATCACAACTATAAACATAGGATCCATAAGTCAGCTTTGATACAAGACATGGCATGTCCAAATCTGCAATATATTGCTGTCCGAAtgtaatgagaaataaattctATATTTCTAATGGGTCTTGTGTGGCATTACTACTATTCTTTAAATCTATAAATCTGATTGAAGCTGTGGTACAAAACAGTGTTATCAGAGAATGATTTGGGTTAGAATGGACTTTAAAGGCCATCCTGTCCAAccatcctgcagggagcagggacgTTTTCAACTAGACCACagtgctcagagccctgtccaatGTGATCCCAAAtgttttccagggatggggcctctaccacctctctgggaaacctgtgtcAGCATTTTGCTACCTTCATTGTAGAAAAATTCATCCTTCTCTCTAGTTCTAGTTCTAGTTTTTATCTCGTAATTCTACCTTTCAGTTTTCAGCCCTGTGTGAGGATAGGCAGTTGGACTGAGAGCTGCTAAAATTCTTGtggatttttaatatttatttgtatGGCAAGCTGGCTGCTCAAGCCTAGCAGTGAGGGTGAATTCTCAGATTTTGTCACCGATGTGTTtttgggctctgctgtgctctgaagGATGTGGCCATTCAATTGCCAATCCTGATTTGTTCCCATcaaaaaaggttttttgtttctctgaaatgAACATAATAAAAACAGCAGAACTGTGACTTCAGGAGTCAAGATACAGACTCCAATGATTGTTCACTGTCTCCAtctttt
This sequence is a window from Prinia subflava isolate CZ2003 ecotype Zambia chromosome 18, Cam_Psub_1.2, whole genome shotgun sequence. Protein-coding genes within it:
- the LOC134559899 gene encoding glycerol-3-phosphate acyltransferase 3, giving the protein MEVVWAVGQVGAVWVAVVFGLIVLPSALGISLGISEAYMWVLVKTLEWATIRLQKGAKKPQPQMPRTPTANGIIERDETPMEKEIALLHRADFEFSHIFYFCRKGFEAIVEDEVTQRFSSEELLSWNLLTRTNVNFHYISLRLTVVWVIGVIVRYCFLLPLRFTLAAIGITSMIVGTTLVGQLPNSSLKNYLSEVVHLTCSRILVRALSGTIHYHNKENRPQKGGICVANHTSPIDAIILTNDGCYAMVGQVHGGLMGVIQRATVKACPHVWFERSEIKDRHLVTKRLREHVADKSKLPILIFPEGTCINNTSVMMFKKGSFEIGGTIYPVAIKYDPQFGDAFWNSSKYNIVSYLLRIMTSWAIVCNVWYLPPMVRKEDEDAVQFANRVRSAIARQGGLTELPWDGGLKRAKVKDTFKEEQQKNYSKMLVRNGSVGSLSAETESD